The following proteins are encoded in a genomic region of Novosphingobium sp. PP1Y:
- a CDS encoding ABC transporter ATP-binding protein, translated as MSGEYLGLRQASTWLREIVGPDKGYIKVGIVYTLAITLLSLATPISVQLLINSVARTALVAPLWILSGVLLVLLLLVAGLSALRSYLLAMFERRIFARVVAEVTVRAVHAQNPFFADQSKGSLFNRYFDMVVVQKAVPSLVINAFTIILQGAVGLIVTSFYHPFFLGFNIALIATCLLIWLVWHRGAIAGAVGLSHAKHEAAQWLEGVGASNGFYKSARHLDFAMDRSEAVTRNYIHAHRRYFRYSFAQTLGYFLVYAFAASALLALGGNLILAGQLSIGQLVAAELILSGVFYGIYQLGWYLDTFYDLVASSEELSQIFAIQQEPLGLNGQAPPDGSVRFRAVELGGSRFDFAIDNGEQAVIVAEPGVESQIALMLKRHANPERGLLTIGGSDLGSFDMYLLRSAVMVLNRPTIVDITIREYLNLAAGGNADGATIMRMLDVVGLAARISSLPEGLDTQLASSGSPLSIVEVMQLKVATALLSRPRVLLLSQLYDMVPAEPLHETLKMLREHGTTVLLFTGRPEALQLDSCFWLGVHAQRRFTDRTDLVRFLRTEEGEA; from the coding sequence TTGTCCGGTGAGTATTTGGGGCTACGTCAGGCGTCTACGTGGCTCAGGGAAATAGTCGGTCCCGATAAGGGTTATATCAAAGTCGGAATCGTCTACACATTGGCGATCACGCTACTTTCACTGGCGACACCTATTTCGGTCCAGTTACTGATCAATTCGGTAGCGCGCACGGCTTTGGTGGCCCCGCTTTGGATATTGTCGGGCGTGTTACTCGTCCTTCTGCTCCTCGTTGCCGGACTAAGCGCGCTGCGCAGCTACCTCTTGGCGATGTTCGAACGCCGCATTTTCGCACGTGTCGTAGCGGAAGTCACCGTGCGGGCTGTCCATGCGCAGAACCCCTTTTTCGCGGATCAAAGCAAAGGCAGCCTGTTCAACCGCTACTTCGACATGGTTGTCGTCCAGAAAGCGGTGCCAAGCCTGGTGATCAACGCGTTCACGATCATCCTCCAGGGCGCGGTGGGGCTGATCGTGACGAGCTTCTATCATCCCTTCTTTCTCGGATTCAACATCGCCCTGATCGCGACCTGCCTGCTCATTTGGCTGGTGTGGCACCGCGGCGCGATCGCGGGCGCGGTCGGTCTCTCGCATGCCAAGCACGAAGCGGCGCAGTGGCTGGAAGGCGTCGGTGCATCGAACGGCTTCTACAAGTCCGCGCGCCATCTCGATTTCGCAATGGACAGGTCCGAGGCGGTAACGCGAAATTACATTCACGCGCACCGCCGCTATTTCCGCTACAGTTTCGCGCAGACGCTGGGATATTTCCTGGTCTACGCCTTTGCCGCCTCGGCGCTGCTTGCGCTCGGTGGAAATCTGATCCTGGCGGGCCAGCTTTCGATCGGTCAGCTAGTGGCGGCCGAGCTCATCCTGTCCGGCGTTTTCTACGGCATCTATCAGCTGGGGTGGTATCTCGACACCTTCTACGACCTGGTGGCAAGCTCGGAGGAATTGTCGCAGATATTTGCCATCCAGCAGGAACCGCTCGGCCTCAACGGTCAGGCCCCGCCCGATGGCTCGGTACGGTTTCGCGCCGTGGAACTGGGCGGGTCGCGCTTTGACTTTGCTATCGATAACGGCGAGCAGGCCGTCATTGTCGCGGAGCCCGGTGTCGAAAGCCAGATCGCGCTCATGCTCAAGCGTCATGCCAATCCTGAAAGGGGATTGCTGACAATCGGCGGCAGCGACCTGGGCAGCTTCGACATGTATCTGCTGCGATCCGCCGTAATGGTGCTGAACAGGCCAACAATCGTCGATATCACCATCCGCGAGTACCTGAACCTTGCCGCAGGCGGCAATGCGGATGGCGCTACGATCATGCGGATGCTCGATGTGGTTGGCCTTGCCGCGCGCATCTCCAGCCTGCCTGAAGGGCTGGACACACAGCTGGCAAGTTCCGGATCTCCGCTTTCGATCGTGGAAGTCATGCAGCTTAAGGTGGCAACGGCACTGCTGAGCCGACCAAGGGTCCTTTTGCTGTCGCAACTCTATGACATGGTTCCGGCCGAACCACTCCATGAGACACTGAAAATGCTGCGCGAGCATGGCACGACCGTTCTGCTTTTCACCGGCCGGCCTGAGGCGTTGCAACTCGATAGCTGCTTCTGGCTGGGCGTGCATGCGCAGCGCCGCTTCACGGATCGGACTGATCTTGTGCGCTTCTTGCGAACAGAGGAGGGAGAGGCATGA
- a CDS encoding efflux RND transporter periplasmic adaptor subunit yields MTISEAQLTHFRSLAGLNPPRVVIVVAWLILVGICLAVAILFVPWRQTAQGGGQVISLDPDDRPQQVSSLVEGRIQRFFVQDGQLVNAGDPIAQVVDVDPNFLERLAAEKAEIEAQIAAIEQARAVASIDVGRTGQLFAEGLAARRDYEQTQIKVAEANAKLAEAKAKLKQIEVRQMRQSAQVVTAPRSGRVQNLNAAAGGALISAGTVLAMIAPEQVSRAVELYVDGRDIPLVEQGRPVRLEFEGFPAFQFSGWPAFAVGIYDGQVRSVDPTPRADGLFRVLVEPRPGKPAWPARRFVRQGGKALGWIQGDNVTVGYELWRQINDFPLNFGQVQVAGEGQEKAEKSSIEKKKK; encoded by the coding sequence ATGACGATCAGTGAAGCGCAGTTGACGCATTTTCGCTCTCTTGCAGGGCTTAATCCTCCACGTGTCGTTATCGTCGTGGCATGGCTTATCCTGGTGGGGATCTGTCTCGCGGTCGCCATTCTCTTCGTGCCTTGGCGCCAGACGGCGCAAGGGGGCGGGCAGGTCATCTCCCTTGATCCCGATGACCGTCCACAGCAGGTCTCATCGCTCGTCGAGGGGCGCATTCAGCGCTTCTTCGTGCAGGACGGCCAGCTTGTGAATGCCGGCGATCCGATTGCCCAGGTCGTCGATGTCGATCCCAATTTCCTTGAGCGCCTGGCCGCCGAGAAGGCGGAGATCGAGGCACAGATCGCCGCAATCGAGCAGGCGCGCGCGGTCGCCTCGATCGATGTGGGGCGCACAGGTCAGCTTTTTGCCGAAGGGCTGGCGGCTCGGCGGGATTATGAACAGACGCAGATCAAGGTTGCCGAAGCCAACGCCAAGCTCGCTGAGGCAAAGGCGAAGCTGAAGCAGATCGAGGTGCGGCAGATGCGCCAGTCGGCACAAGTCGTCACTGCACCGCGCAGCGGCCGTGTTCAGAATCTGAACGCGGCGGCGGGAGGCGCGTTGATCTCGGCCGGCACAGTGCTGGCGATGATCGCACCGGAGCAGGTCAGCCGCGCGGTTGAACTCTATGTGGACGGCCGGGATATCCCGCTGGTCGAACAGGGGCGACCGGTCCGCCTCGAATTCGAGGGCTTTCCCGCATTCCAGTTCAGCGGTTGGCCGGCCTTCGCGGTCGGCATCTATGACGGGCAGGTTCGGTCGGTCGATCCGACACCGCGCGCTGATGGCCTGTTTCGAGTGCTGGTCGAACCCAGACCCGGGAAGCCGGCCTGGCCGGCCAGGCGCTTCGTGCGCCAAGGCGGGAAGGCACTGGGCTGGATACAAGGCGACAACGTCACGGTCGGCTACGAACTGTGGCGACAGATCAACGATTTTCCCCTGAATTTCGGGCAGGTTCAGGTGGCTGGGGAAGGTCAGGAAAAGGCTGAGAAAAGCTCGATCGAAAAGAAGAAGAAGTAA
- a CDS encoding recombinase family protein: protein MKLGYVRTSAGEESLAAQLEAIRAAGAVRIWEDHGISGSAVLKPAYMEMCDYARPGDEIIVWRLDRLSRSLITLICDLQALGERQVEFRSLCEDIDTTAPEGRSFFHTVAAFTAFGHDVQRERAEAETGMGAARLQD from the coding sequence ATGAAATTGGGCTACGTGCGTACAAGCGCAGGAGAAGAAAGCCTGGCTGCCCAACTCGAGGCCATTCGCGCGGCCGGGGCCGTGCGGATCTGGGAGGATCACGGAATATCCGGTTCCGCCGTGCTCAAGCCCGCCTACATGGAAATGTGCGACTACGCCCGCCCCGGCGACGAGATCATAGTCTGGCGCCTAGACCGCCTGTCACGCTCGCTCATTACGCTGATTTGCGACTTGCAGGCGCTGGGCGAACGGCAGGTCGAATTCCGCTCCTTGTGTGAAGACATAGACACCACCGCGCCCGAAGGTCGCAGCTTCTTTCACACCGTGGCCGCCTTCACGGCATTTGGTCATGATGTCCAGCGCGAGCGCGCGGAGGCTGAGACAGGCATGGGAGCAGCCAGGCTGCAGGATTAG